From one Luteolibacter sp. SL250 genomic stretch:
- a CDS encoding methionine biosynthesis protein MetW, whose protein sequence is MAAPESKFGDTYDGYREWLLSLKHYPEKSLNSRLRCLVDAIPAGSKVLDVACGTGRVLKAAIAKGCQGRGIEISAPAVETACQKGLDVIEGDVDSWPDNQQVADLLFDEYDVVVFSKCLMYLGTKNEILDRLKTKSVLIFQSNPNSIRNRFNGETANLIKWNKQLPYRLKDGKEIEQKSAASLATWAASYGFRQSKIVYGGFWARSLIMQVSR, encoded by the coding sequence CCCCCGAGAGCAAGTTTGGTGACACATATGACGGCTACCGCGAGTGGCTTCTGTCCCTGAAGCACTACCCGGAGAAGTCCCTCAACTCACGGCTGCGTTGCCTCGTGGATGCGATTCCCGCAGGCAGCAAGGTGCTGGATGTGGCTTGCGGCACCGGACGGGTGCTCAAGGCGGCGATTGCGAAGGGCTGCCAGGGGCGCGGCATCGAGATTTCCGCTCCAGCCGTGGAAACGGCCTGCCAGAAGGGGCTTGATGTCATCGAAGGGGATGTGGATTCGTGGCCAGACAACCAACAGGTGGCCGACCTTCTGTTCGACGAATACGATGTGGTGGTGTTCTCGAAATGCCTCATGTATCTGGGTACGAAGAACGAGATCCTCGACCGGCTGAAAACCAAGTCGGTCCTCATCTTCCAGAGCAACCCCAACTCCATCCGCAACCGCTTCAACGGAGAGACGGCCAACCTCATCAAGTGGAACAAGCAGCTCCCCTACCGCCTGAAAGACGGGAAGGAGATCGAGCAGAAAAGCGCCGCATCCCTTGCGACCTGGGCGGCGTCCTACGGCTTCCGCCAGAGCAAGATCGTCTACGGCGGGTTCTGGGCGCGGTCCCTGATCATGCAGGTCAGCCGGTGA
- a CDS encoding surface carbohydrate biosynthesis protein — translation MSLIRRKHVVFFPVEVKVREFDFRLILAVFCARPDWQIILGDHEQLFPITLRLKNAILVLKNVIGGKRPWKYRKYKDLGHRIVQLDEEAGIFEGDKDFWKEELHRRLDIAKMDADDYVCTWGTFQADYYKSLNPACADHIIATGHPRMELGSPRFSELYRAEADRLHARFGDFILINTNLVANNARGIDVLLVSHKVDPANTAFRTRIIEQEGFEIRRAGHFIDLINHLSNEFPDRQIVVRPHPSEDIRRHEALLRFIPRVTVTREGSLYAWLMASSILVHGGCTTAIEAQVVGKPIINFHPEVDERFDVCLPNLLGVTCRTLPEVSSTIREIQASGVVPELDETRAAQLEEILCNLNKNHSGFDLITGIITKCQDESQPTTPVGLPPTLFLQSLRDTLGRFTRSSRLLLSIFHRRDTGEHKFPPLDRREILRKVEIISRITGKQVKVHFHSAKIFSITTD, via the coding sequence ATGTCTCTGATCCGCCGCAAACATGTCGTTTTCTTCCCGGTGGAAGTCAAAGTGCGTGAATTTGACTTCCGGCTCATCCTCGCGGTCTTCTGTGCCAGACCGGATTGGCAGATCATTCTCGGGGATCATGAGCAACTGTTCCCGATCACCCTCAGGCTGAAGAACGCCATCCTCGTCCTGAAGAACGTCATCGGCGGCAAACGGCCGTGGAAGTACCGGAAATACAAGGACCTGGGCCACCGGATCGTCCAACTGGACGAAGAAGCCGGCATTTTCGAAGGCGACAAGGACTTCTGGAAAGAGGAGCTGCACCGCCGGCTGGACATCGCGAAGATGGATGCGGACGACTATGTGTGCACTTGGGGGACATTCCAGGCGGACTACTACAAATCCCTCAATCCCGCCTGTGCGGACCACATCATCGCAACCGGCCACCCGCGGATGGAACTGGGGTCGCCCCGTTTCAGCGAACTCTACCGGGCGGAAGCGGACCGGCTCCACGCCCGTTTCGGGGATTTCATCCTCATCAACACCAATCTGGTTGCGAACAACGCGCGCGGCATCGACGTGCTGCTGGTGTCCCACAAAGTGGATCCGGCGAACACCGCCTTCCGCACCCGCATCATCGAACAGGAGGGCTTTGAAATCCGGCGGGCGGGCCATTTCATCGACCTGATCAACCACCTGAGCAACGAGTTCCCGGACCGGCAGATCGTTGTCCGCCCCCATCCTTCCGAAGACATCCGGAGGCACGAGGCGCTGCTTCGTTTCATCCCGCGCGTGACAGTGACCCGCGAAGGCTCCCTCTATGCCTGGCTGATGGCCTCCTCCATACTGGTCCACGGCGGCTGCACCACGGCGATCGAAGCCCAGGTGGTCGGCAAACCCATCATCAATTTCCACCCGGAGGTGGACGAGCGGTTCGACGTCTGCCTCCCGAACCTGCTAGGGGTGACCTGCCGGACCCTCCCGGAAGTTTCGTCCACCATCCGGGAGATCCAGGCCTCCGGTGTGGTGCCGGAGCTGGACGAAACCCGTGCCGCCCAGTTGGAGGAAATCCTCTGCAACCTGAACAAAAACCACAGCGGATTCGACCTGATCACCGGCATCATCACCAAATGCCAGGACGAGAGCCAGCCCACCACCCCGGTCGGCCTTCCCCCCACTCTATTTCTGCAGAGCCTGCGGGACACGCTGGGCCGCTTCACCCGCTCGTCCCGGCTGCTCCTTTCCATCTTCCACCGGCGTGATACCGGCGAGCACAAGTTCCCCCCGCTGGACCGCAGGGAAATCCTCCGCAAAGTGGAAATCATCAGCCGGATTACCGGCAAACAGGTCAAAGTCCACTTCCATTCCGCCAAGATCTTCTCCATCACAACGGATTGA
- a CDS encoding sulfotransferase, whose amino-acid sequence MTPKSDSLPNGGCTNEFLSRPVLVYGPRKAGTTLLQSLLDGGRAMVMLPDELKLKYMSRPGWPDGKSAARWYVEKGRSCFPDLFKVAADDRTVEVKPDTGVAGLSRAELEEILDLRAYASGLEGLMRDGTAGVRELIEGEVCAFVGALKEGPGQAVCWGSKEVGGDPGHVTSLFRKCFPEGRVVYLVRQPEFISRSIIMDRRRKGKRMSFRRLVHECRDAQEVVNFGLRHALDGGLVVSYEALTGDTPAITDKICSEVGLPADPVHSGPTTLGRAVVVVTSSRQTTKVFRQESDWTKDLTAREKFAIRFFRLVGPLYYRLKGGRKVPYEELRGVLAAKGF is encoded by the coding sequence ATGACTCCGAAGTCCGATTCCCTTCCCAACGGCGGTTGTACCAATGAATTCCTGTCGCGCCCCGTGCTGGTCTATGGTCCGCGGAAGGCCGGTACCACGCTGCTGCAGAGCCTTCTGGACGGCGGTCGGGCGATGGTGATGTTGCCGGACGAGCTCAAGCTGAAATACATGTCCCGCCCGGGTTGGCCGGATGGAAAGTCAGCCGCACGGTGGTATGTGGAGAAGGGGCGCTCCTGTTTCCCTGACCTGTTCAAAGTCGCGGCGGATGACCGGACGGTGGAGGTCAAGCCGGACACCGGTGTGGCCGGGTTGAGCCGGGCGGAGTTGGAGGAGATCCTGGATCTCCGGGCCTACGCTTCCGGACTGGAGGGGCTCATGCGTGACGGCACGGCCGGCGTGAGGGAGCTCATCGAAGGGGAGGTGTGCGCCTTTGTCGGAGCCCTCAAGGAGGGGCCGGGGCAGGCGGTCTGCTGGGGTTCGAAGGAAGTGGGTGGAGATCCGGGGCATGTGACCTCGCTTTTCAGGAAATGCTTCCCGGAAGGCAGGGTCGTCTATCTGGTCAGGCAGCCGGAATTCATTTCGCGCAGCATCATCATGGACCGGCGCCGGAAGGGCAAGCGGATGAGTTTCCGCCGTCTGGTCCACGAGTGCAGGGATGCCCAGGAGGTCGTGAACTTCGGGCTGAGGCATGCCCTCGACGGAGGTCTGGTGGTGTCGTACGAGGCTCTCACCGGGGACACTCCGGCCATCACTGACAAAATCTGCAGTGAGGTGGGCCTTCCGGCCGATCCCGTCCACTCCGGTCCGACCACGCTCGGACGGGCGGTGGTGGTCGTCACATCCTCCCGCCAGACGACCAAGGTCTTCCGCCAGGAGTCCGACTGGACGAAGGATCTGACCGCGCGCGAGAAGTTCGCGATCCGGTTTTTCCGCCTGGTGGGGCCGCTCTATTACCGCCTGAAGGGTGGCCGCAAGGTGCCGTATGAGGAACTGCGTGGCGTTCTCGCCGCCAAAGGATTCTGA